The following are from one region of the Bacteroidota bacterium genome:
- a CDS encoding diacylglycerol kinase family protein → MDYKKEKQSNFLKARFRSFNYAFKGLKYFFKTQKNSWIHSFITVLVIVLAIILKISFVEWCFIIFAIGFVFVAELINTAIEVFIDYICPSYNISAGRSKDLAAAAVFFAALISAFVGLIIFLPKIIILF, encoded by the coding sequence ATGGATTACAAAAAGGAAAAACAAAGCAATTTTTTAAAAGCAAGATTTAGGAGTTTTAATTATGCCTTTAAAGGTTTAAAATATTTTTTTAAGACTCAAAAAAACTCATGGATTCATTCATTTATTACGGTTTTGGTTATTGTATTAGCCATAATTTTAAAAATTAGTTTTGTTGAATGGTGTTTTATTATTTTTGCAATAGGGTTTGTTTTTGTCGCTGAATTGATAAATACTGCAATAGAAGTTTTTATCGACTATATTTGCCCGAGTTACAATATAAGTGCTGGTAGGTCAAAAGACCTCGCTGCTGCTGCTGTATTTTTTGCAGCTTTAATTTCTGCATTTGTTGGACTTATAATTTTCCTCCCTAAAATAATTATTTTATTTTAA